One region of Anticarsia gemmatalis isolate Benzon Research Colony breed Stoneville strain chromosome 2, ilAntGemm2 primary, whole genome shotgun sequence genomic DNA includes:
- the faf gene encoding ubiquitin carboxyl-terminal hydrolase-like faf isoform X3, with amino-acid sequence MTISMKEQEQMPGEMAFPEAKLKALEEKISHPRWVVPVLPEQELEALLVAATELATRGEDKNNPACQRFYNDALSVSFTKILTDDAVSSWKNNIQQCVRSNCEKLVKLCVMKLDDPRFLHLLSMAFNPNNKFHTFNASRTSEGLAVTSPGQGTTQEAEVFARSQDHRTPRGWLVHLVNVFGQAGGFVKIRERFETIMGFQKTDLTASVNSEEKVSAEITEKENEENKICDKVDSTESVPVIADNGEFSTPARSEQPSSLEQPTSGETRVAAVWQLLRPLGLCHELLTSHTVTTYLLPVLECIPTLLESLTDEELKREARGSENKTDTVSCLIRACKYVSVKTPHHHSLLKSLEMFRLKMILRLLQMSSFNGKMSALNEINQLISTFSQQPKPEWLTPAVITNWIRENKVVDIVLRDSLHQPQYVERLEKMLRFMIKENSLTRDDLDAIWKAQHGKHEAIVKNLHDLLAKLAWDFTPDQLDHLFDCFNASWATSSKKQSDKLLEVIRRLAEDDKDGVMANKVLVLFWNLAHSEEVPTEILDVALANLNKILDYSCSQDRDAQKTLWLDKCVEELKTNEKWVLPALKMMREICCLYEAGGGTGLRPHVTRQELIDRLQTQHSLVILVTDSLTHYMEAVRNKLAEDGEIDWDNWLPDGRYPHSSQVHERLSFLRFLLKDGQLWLCAEQAKQIWICLAERPAHLGDREACFRWFSKLMGDEPDLDPNINLHFFRRNIMTLPPNLLTHAGIKCFERFFKAVNAKEGKLKVKRRSFLLNDADLIGLDYLWRVITECSDEISCRGTELLREVCTCVGPALAPAQHHEAFLTHCCARTQRMQKEMEAHEDSSEGCTRMCRVIRAIQEYINECDRRFSAERQILPIYRSGRGRQCTIIVRFNFQTGQRQVEDVELFSHSNETVHSLRTTIQRRLKCPSESNIKLELYVNKLELYVNGELLDSSHDRKILSQIPLRDKTVIVAKVYDGQVCGSGGCGSSNESSSDSSTSSSPHSPTPEHALPGVLFAQGSWYLPFILELEHIGITKNHGPLTEAAHLLSQICPAHKLTVEKLTEALLCREDTRLRDMLYGPAPPTVAYNVEVLYSMVMPSSETRLDRSRSFQIACVKKAPLLVQCLSDKDFLQGAAPHTRRVGYLALVRLAKLALYTLGHLFEILAPDGSDISVDKDFRMDVTILREALQTQSSHSCELVVKAIAEKLANTLGQQVIMSGEDSESVSTLVWWRLPTMATVRALYSLAYSVAQPAEMSGIVHPDDVTLVRECMEVVTICMALGGGHLESLLHESWWQDTALYLMIDCPNPQVRVSCAEQLLAMCAWGGGGGARAALAALGGAAPPPRTLQRLAAHPAHAMQFLQLLCRLVALAGPTERTRRDLAAEVAWLRAVRANRETLDDTLLEGHLNLTKELFAHVPAQVKYQYGAHSDHKDSGLIKEVTTEFLWPYSWAWCCMGGGGEAAGTEPAPPLCRSAGAAAAATELLLALVHGCVPNMAALAHLLEQMFYSDKSMPLSEWEYMPCVGPRPPAGLVGLKNAGATCYMNSVLQQLYCVRAVRDALLSVQGAATDPNEDFSGESHHHSIVENNIESNTDYNITILKQVQAIFAHLHYSKLQYYIPRGLWAHFRLQGEPVNLREQQDAVEFFMSLVESLDEALKSLGTEQLMAKTMGGTYSDQKICKGCPHRYCKEEPFSVVSLDIRNMSRLQESLEAYVRGELLEGADAYHCDKCNKKVVTVKRLCLNKLPPVLVIQLKRFEYDFEKVCAIKFNDYFEFPRELDVEPYTAWGLARAEGDASLWEGGEERAPETHYQLSGIVVHSGQASGGHYYSYVLLRDNGSETGRWVKLDDGDVSECGMHDDEEMKAQCFGGEYMGERVSYKRQKRWWNAYMLFYTRKDTIETSVLEQSMKSMTLKESSVPRPIWLSVRRSNIAFSHNQDQFSLEHFNFMKKLCCIRLQMLPGSQSAVWGPEHEEMSMLSVQLATKFLFQVGFRTKKTLRGPAADWHDILCQHLRCSLAVRTWFATDLFKHPHRLCDYLLSCPTAEVRIVFMKIIVFLAHFSVQDPPVSNGYGSWSSREEAGSLSDQLLCSARALLAAPHNDAHAHRHLPLLYNLFHTYASLGLSEKHQLLRLKVLDVVLSVCMDDSNSSMGKYQYPESAKIHQVVCALVRCCDVSARCAGAGPGAGGAEAAAALPNPFAEPPPQHAHAPRPPLSAAAADVLYNRTGTYMKKLTEECCGCEEGIRLLQFLCWEHAGWSRIALAELLWQMAYAYCHELRRHADALTALLLMEDSWQQHRIHNVIKGVSEERPGLLETAARARGHYQKRAYACVKLLVGVMARAPPAVRAVRAAPDARRRWRQLLAWLQDELDRKYGPGGYGSYGTWSPPGTSNETSSGYFLERSNSARKTLEKAYQLCPEEEDEEEDESRDGAEGSGSGDGAEDSGDDDEPADDEPPARRLQLAPPAPASTPAPPGPAPRDPLPPL; translated from the exons ATGACAATATCAATGAAAGAACAAGAACAGATGCCAGGGGAG ATGGCATTCCCCGAGGCAAAACTGAAGGCACTGGAGGAGAAGATTTCACATCCCCGTTGGGTTGTGCCTGTTTTGCCAGAACAGGAGCTGGAAGCACTCCTTGTTGCTGCCACGGAGCTGGCAACAAGAG gTGAAGACAAAAACAATCCAGCATGTCAGAGGTTTTACAACGATGCCCTCTCAGTCTCCTTCACAAAAATACTAACAGATGATGCAGTTTCATCTTGGAAGAACAACATTCAACAATGTGTTCGTTCAAATTGTGAAAAGCTTGTCAAACTCTGTGTGATGAAACTTGATGATCCAagatttttgcatttattgtCTATGGCGTTTAATCCCAATAATAA GTTTCATACATTCAATGCATCTAGAACTAGTGAAGGTCTTGCGGTAACATCTCCTGGTCAGGGCACCACTCAGGAGGCGGAAGTGTTCGCGAGGTCACAGGACCACCGCACGCCCAGAGGATGGCTGGTCCATCTAGTAAATGT ATTTGGGCAAGCAGGTGGCTTCGTGAAAATTAGGGAGCGTTTTGAAACGATAATGGGGTTTCAAAAGACGGACCTAACAGCATCTGTCAACTCCGAAGAAAAAGTGTCTGCAGAAATAACAGAGAAAGAGAatgaagaaaacaaaatatgtgataaagTTGATAGTACAGAAAGTGTTCCCGTGATAGCTGATAATGGTGAA TTCTCAACGCCAGCGCGAAGTGAACAGCCGTCTTCGCTGGAGCAGCCGACGAGTGGCGAGACGCGCGTGGCGGCGGTGTGGCAGCTGCTGCGGCCGCTGGGACTGTGCCACGAACTACTCACATCACACACTGTTACCACCTACCTGTTACCTGTACTT GAATGTATTCCTACCCTTTTGGAGAGTTTAACGGACGAGGAGCTGAAGCGCGAAGCGCGTGGTAGCGAGAATAAGACTGACACTGTTTCTTGTTTAATACGCGCATGTAAATATGTCTCAGTGAAAACACCCCACCATCACAGtttgttaaaat CTCTTGAAATGTTTCggttaaaaatgattttacggTTACTACAAATGTCATCTTTCAATGGAAAAATGTCGGCATTGAATGAAATCAATCAACTTATCAGTACATTCTCACAACAACCAAAACCAGAGTGGCTTACGCCAGCAGTCATCACA AATTGGATCCGTGAAAACAAAGTAGTGGATATAGTTTTACGGGACTCACTTCATCAGCCCCAATACGTAGAGCGATTGGAGAAAATGCTTAGGTTTATGATCAAAGAGAACTCGCTCACCAGAGATGATCTGGACGCAATATGGAAGGCCCAGCACGGCAAGCACGAGGCGATCGTCAAGAACTTGCACGACTTGCTAGCTAAACTTGCGTGGGACTTTACTCCTGATCAACTAGATCAtctgtttgattgttttaat GCGAGTTGGGCTACGTCAAGTAAAAAGCAGAGTGATAAGTTACTAGAAGTGATAAGAAGGCTTGCAGAGGATGACAAGGATGGTGTTATGGCAAACAAG GTATTAGTACTGTTTTGGAATTTGGCACATTCAGAAGAAGTCCCTACGGAGATCTTGGATGTGGCGCTAGCGAACCTCAATAAAATACTGGATTATAGCTGTAGTCAGGACCGTGACGCACAGAAGACTCTTTGGTTGGACAa GTGTGTAGAAGAATTGAAAACCAATGAGAAGTGGGTACTGCCGGCACTTAAAATGATGCGTGAGATTTGTTGTCTTTACGAGGCGGGCGGCGGCACGGGGCTGCGGCCGCACGTCACCCGGCAGGAGCTCATCGACAGGCTGCAGACGCAACACTCCCTCGTCATACTCGTCACTGACTCACTCACGCATTACATGGAGGCTGTCAGGAACAAACTTGCCG AAGACGGCGAGATCGATTGGGACAACTGGCTCCCAGACGGCAGGTATCCACATTCATCTCAAGTTCACGAAAGACTAAGCTTTTTAAGGTTTTTGTTAAAAGATGGACAGTTATGGCTGTGCGCGGAACAG GCGAAACAAATCTGGATATGTTTAGCAGAGAGGCCGGCACACTTGGGAGATCGCGAGGCTTGTTTTCGATGGTTTAGCAAACTAATGGGGGACGAGCCAGACTTAGACCCTAATATCAATCTACATTTTTTTCGACGGAACATTATGACATTACCACCAAACTTACTAACCCACGCCGGTATCAAGTGTTTTGAGCG gTTTTTCAAAGCTGTAAATGCCAAAGAGGGCAAACTAAAAGTAAAGAGAAGAAGTTTTTTACTTAACGATGCAGATCTCATAGGATTAGATTACTTATGGAGG GTAATAACGGAGTGTTCGGACGAGATCTCGTGCCGCGGCACGGAGCTGCTGCGCGAGGTGTGCACGTGCGTGGGCCCGGCGCTGGCGCCCGCGCAGCACCACGAGGCCTTCCTCACGCACTGCTGCGCGCGCACGCAGCGCATGCAGAAGGAGATGGAGGCACACGAAG ATTCGTCAGAGGGCTGTACGAGGATGTGTAGAGTGATTCGTGCCATACAAGAATATATAAACGAATGTGATAGAAGATTTTCAGCGGAGCGGCAGATCCTGCCGATCTACAGGTCCGGTCGAGGCAGGCAGTGTACTATAATAGTcagatttaattttcaaactgGCCAAAGACAAGTAGAGGATGTAGAGTTATTTTCACACTCGAACGAGACGGTGCATTCGTTACGTACCACTATTCAGAGGAG GCTCAAATGTCCTTCAGAAAGTAATATAAAGTTAGAACTATATGTAAATAAGTTGGAGCTGTATGTTAATGGAGAGTTGTTAGATTCTAGTCACGATAGAAAAATACTTTCGCAAATACCGCTCAGAGACAAAACTGTGATTGTGGCGAAG GTGTACGATGGGCAAGTGTGTGGTAGTGGCGGGTGTGGCTCCTCAAACGAGTCCAGTAGCGACTCTAGTACTTCGTCGTCTCCGCACTCACCTACACCGGAACATGCATTACCTGGCGTT CTATTTGCGCAAGGATCGTGGTACTTGCCGTTTATTTTAGAGTTGGAACATATAGGTATAACCAAAAATCATGGACCTCTAACAGAAGCAGCGCATTTACTCTCACAAATCTGTCCAGCACACAAGCTAACA GTTGAAAAACTAACCGAGGCTTTGCTATGCAGAGAAGACACGAGACTGAGGGACATGCTTTACGGCCCGGCGCCACCTACCGTGGCTTATAACGTagaa gttTTATATAGCATGGTGATGCCATCGTCCGAGACGCGACTGGATAGAAGTCGCAGTTTTCAGATAGCATGTGTAAAGAAGGCCCCACTGTTGGTACAATGTTTATCcgataaagattttttacaagGAGCTGCGCCACATACTAGGAG AGTGGGTTATTTAGCTCTAGTCAGGTTGGCGAAGCTAGCACTATACACGTTGGGACATCTATTTGAAATACTCGCTCCAGACGGATCAGATATAAGTGTGGATAAGGATTTCAG gaTGGATGTGACAATTTTACGTGAAGCACTTCAAACGCAATCCAGTCACAGCTGTGAATTAGTTGTTAAAGCCATCGCAGAAAAGTTGGCTAATACTTTGGGACAACAG GTAATAATGAGCGGTGAGGACAGCGAGTCAGTCTCCACGCTGGTGTGGTGGCGACTGCCCACGATGGCCACAGTGCGGGCACTCTACAGCCTCGCCTACTCTGTGGCGCAGCCCGCCGAGATGAGCGGTATTGTGCACCCAGATGACGTCACGC TTGTTCGTGAGTGCATGGAGGTGGTGACGATCTGCATGGCTCTAGGGGGTGGCCACTTGGAGTCATTACTACACGAGTCATGGTGGCAAGACACGGCCCTCTATCTGATGATCGACTGCCCCAATCCTCAA GTGCGCGTGTCTTGCGCGGAGCAGCTGCTGGCGATGTGCGCgtggggcggcggcggcggggcgcgcgcggcgctggcggcgctggGGGGCGCGGCGCCGCCGCCCCGCACGCTGCAGCGCCTGGCCGCGCACCCCGCGCACGCCATGCAGTTCCTGCAGCTGCTGTGCCGCCTCGTGGCGCTGGCCGGGCCCACCGAGCGCACGCGCCGCGACCTCGCCGCTGAG GTGGCGTGGCTCCGGGCGGTGCGGGCGAATCGTGAAACTCTGGACGACACGCTCCTCGAAGGTCACCTGAATCTAACGAAGGAGTTGTTCGCCCACGTTCCGGCTCAAGTCAAGTATCAGTACGGAGCGCATTCCGACCACAAAGACTCGGGCCTCATCAAg GAAGTGACGACAGAGTTCCTATGGCCGTACTCGTGGGCGTGGTGCTGCatgggcggcggcggcgaggcggcGGGGACTGAACCAGCTCCACCGCTGTGCCGCTCggccggcgccgccgccgccgccaccgagCTGCTGCTGGCGCTGGTGCACGGCTGCGTGCCCAACATGGCCGCGCTCGCACACCTGCTCGAACAGATGTTCTACAGCG ATAAAAGCATGCCGCTGTCAGAGTGGGAGTACATGCCGTGCGTGGGTCCGCGGCCGCCGGCGGGGCTGGTGGGGCTGAAGAACGCGGGCGCCACGTGCTACATGAACTCCGTGCTGCAGCAGCTGTACTGCGTGCGGGCTGTGAGGGACGCGCTGCTCTCTGTACAAG GTGCTGCAACTGATCCTAATGAAGATTTTTCTGGCGAGAGTCACCATCACAGTATAGTAGAGAATAACATTGAG AGCAACACTGACTACAAcatcacaattttaaaacaagtacAGGCGATATTCGCTCACTTGCACTACAGTAaacttcaatattatattcCTCGTGGTCTTTGGGCGCACTTTAG ATTACAAGGCGAACCAGTAAATCTACGTGAACAGCAAGATGCAGTGGAGTTCTTCATGTCGTTAGTGGAGTCACTAGACGAGGCGCTCAAATCATTAGGCACTGAACAACTCATGGCTAAGACTATGGGAGGAACATACTCCGATCAGAAAATTTGTAAAGGCTGTCCTCACAG GTATTGTAAAGAAGAGCCGTTCAGCGTAGTGTCGCTGGACATAAGGAACATGTCTCGTCTGCAGGAGTCATTAGAAGCTTATGTGCGAGGAGAGTTGTTAGAGGGTGCTGACGCTTACCACTGTGACAAGTGCAATAAAAAG GTAGTGACAGTGAAGCGATTATGTCTAAACAAACTGCCTCCAGTGTTAGTTATACAGTTGAAGAGATTCGAATATGATTTCGAAAAAGTAtgtgcaataaaatttaatgactACTTTGAGTTTCCTCGAGAATTGGACGTCGAACCATATACAG CGTGGGGCCTGGCTCGGGCGGAAGGAGACGCGTCTCTGTGGGAGGGCGGCGAGGAGCGCGCGCCGGAGACACACTACCAGCTCAGCGGCATCGTTGTACACTCGGGACAGGCGTCCGGTGGACATTACTACTCTTACGTGCTACTTAG GGATAACGGCAGTGAAACAGGTCGGTGGGTGAAGTTAGACGACGGCGATGTGTCCGAGTGTGGCATGCACGACGATGAAGAGATGAAGGCGCAGTGCTTCGGCGGCGAGTATATGGGCGAG AGGGTGTCATACAAGCGGCAGAAGAGGTGGTGGAACGCGTACATGCTGTTTTATACCAGGAAGGATACAATAGAAACATCAGTACTCGAACAATCTATGAAGAGTATGACGTTGAA GGAGAGTTCTGTCCCCAGGCCGATTTGGTTATCCGTGAGGCGCAGTAATATTGCATTTTCCCACAACCAAGACCAGTTCAGTCTTGAACACTTcaattttatgaagaaactgtGCTGTATTCGACTGCAAATGTTGCCGGGCTCACAGAGCGCTGTATGG ggACCAGAGCATGAAGAAATGTCAATGTTATCAGTACAACTAGCTACCAAATTCTTATTCCAAGTAGGATTCCGTACGAAGAAAACGCTTCGTGGACCAGCTGCAGACTG GCACGATATACTTTGTCAGCACCTGAGATGTTCACTAGCAGTGAGGACGTGGTTCGCGACCGATCTCTTCAAGCATCCACACAGACTCTGCGACTACTTGCTGTCCTGTCCCACCGCCGAAGTGCGAATAGTCTTTATGAAAATCATCGTTTTCTTAGCGCATTTCTCCGTGCAAGACCCACCAG TGAGCAACGGCTACGGGTCGTGGAGCTCGCGCGAGGAGGCGGGGTCGCTGTCGGACCAGCTGCTGTGTAGTGCGCGCGCGCTGCTGGCGGCGCCGCACAACGACGCGCATGCGCACCGCCACCTGCCGCTGCTCTACAACCTGTTCCACACCTACGCCAGCCTCGGCCTCAGCGAGAAGCACCAGCTGCTCAGG tTGAAGGTCCTGGACGTCGTGCTGTCGGTGTGCATGGACGATTCTAACTCGTCGATGGGCAAATACCAATACCCCGAGTCTGCCAAAATACATCAG GTGGTGTGCGCGCTGGTGCGGTGCTGCGACGTGAGCGCGCGCTGCGCGGGCGCGGggccgggcgcgggcggcgcggaggcggcggcggcgctgcCCAACCCCTTCGCCgagccgccgccgcagcacgcgcacgcgccgcgcccgccgctgtccgccgccgccgccgacgtgCTCTACAACAGGACCGG CACCTACATGAAGAAATTAACGGAAGAGTGCTGCGGCTGCGAAGAAGGTATAAGACTGCTGCAGTTCCTGTGCTGGGAGCACGCGGGCTGGTCGCGCATCGCGCTCGCCGAGCTGCTGTGGCAGATGGCGTACGCGTACTGCCACGAGCTGCGGCGACACGCCGACGCGCTCACCGCGCTGCTGCTCATGGAGGACAGCTGGCAGCAGCACCGGATACACAACGTCATCAAG GGCGTGTCGGAGGAGCGGCCGGGGCTGCTGGAGACGGCGGCGCGGGCCCGCGGCCACTACCAGAAGCGCGCGTACGCCTGCGTCAAGCTGCTGGTGGGCGTCatggcgcgcgcgccgcccgccgtgCGAGCCGTGCGCGCCGCGCCCGACGCCCGGCGGCGCTGGCGCCAGCTGCTGGCCTGGCTGCAGGACGAGCTCGACCGC AAGTACGGTCCCGGCGGTTACGGCTCCTACGGCACGTGGTCTCCGCCCGGAACGTCGAACGAAACGTCCAGCGGATACTTCCTCGAACGCAGCAACTCTGCGAGAAAGACGCTCGAAAA AGCGTATCAGTTGTGCCCCGAAGAAGAAGACGAGGAGGAGGACGAGTCGCGCGACGGCGCCGAGGGCTCGGGCTCGGGCGACGGCGCCGAGGACAGCGGCGACGACGACGAGCCCGCGGACGACGAGCCGCCGGCGCGCCGCCTGCAGctggcgccgcccgcgcccgccagCACCCCGGCGCCGCCCGGCCCGGCGCCGCGCGACCCGCTGCCGCCGCTGTGA